One stretch of Saccharomonospora xinjiangensis XJ-54 DNA includes these proteins:
- a CDS encoding UbiA family prenyltransferase, with protein sequence MRVRVLAHLEACRPDTIFYAGTVGLTGAILTDPGAPPGSLVLAWLVPTLAWIASLYGGDYFDRELDALTKPHRPVPSGRIRAVTARNAMVGLIAVSAALAVLANPLTVLLAVPAAVFGIAYASRLKGRGLWGNVSRGLPTALTVLFGSMTVQPLFAPELLPLALMFWVHDSGSNLLGALCDRDGDRDGGYSTYPVRYGDDATVRALVRFYVGWLVLALLWPVAFGDTVDEGLYYGVLLVPAVLGGVSLASVVRSSRPIPRAVCLRAHEIVVVERIVLGCFLIAAAGRPGLALAVGVPSLAFTVIARRVMRGRYEPRR encoded by the coding sequence ATGCGCGTTCGAGTACTGGCTCACCTCGAGGCATGCAGACCCGACACGATTTTCTACGCGGGCACGGTGGGATTGACCGGCGCGATTCTCACCGATCCCGGCGCGCCGCCGGGGTCGCTGGTGCTCGCGTGGCTTGTTCCGACACTGGCCTGGATCGCCTCCCTCTACGGCGGCGACTATTTCGACCGGGAACTCGACGCTCTCACCAAACCGCACCGGCCGGTTCCCTCCGGCCGCATCCGCGCGGTGACCGCGCGCAACGCGATGGTGGGCTTGATCGCCGTGTCCGCGGCGCTCGCCGTACTCGCCAACCCGTTGACCGTGCTGCTGGCCGTGCCCGCGGCCGTCTTCGGCATCGCCTACGCGAGCAGGCTCAAAGGGCGGGGCCTGTGGGGGAACGTGAGCAGGGGCCTTCCGACGGCGCTCACGGTGTTGTTCGGGTCGATGACGGTGCAGCCGCTCTTCGCTCCGGAACTCCTGCCGCTGGCGCTGATGTTCTGGGTCCACGACTCCGGGTCGAATCTCCTCGGCGCACTGTGCGACAGGGACGGTGATCGCGACGGCGGCTATTCGACTTATCCGGTCCGCTACGGCGACGACGCCACGGTGCGCGCGCTGGTGCGCTTCTACGTGGGCTGGCTGGTCCTCGCCCTGCTGTGGCCGGTGGCGTTCGGTGACACGGTCGATGAGGGGCTCTACTACGGCGTACTGCTCGTTCCCGCCGTGCTCGGCGGTGTTTCGCTCGCGAGCGTCGTCCGGTCGAGCAGGCCCATCCCCCGCGCCGTCTGCCTGCGGGCACACGAGATCGTGGTGGTCGAGCGCATCGTCCTCGGCTGCTTCCTCATCGCGGCGGCGGGCCGACCCGGACTCGCACTGGCGGTGGGGGTTCCGTCGCTGGCGTTCACGGTCATCGCTCGCAGGGTGATGCGCGGCCGGTACGAGCCGCGCCGGTGA
- a CDS encoding phytanoyl-CoA dioxygenase family protein has translation MGETVPRFTRGYDPGELDAAVRDRGAAVIEQAYPTAQCDTFLTEVEDYLASHPDEVAYAANSVLGGFQGDTTATLHGLVGRIPCAAGMVLQRDLVDCARRVLAPLSDTILLTIAEYMARTPGAARQELHCDTFSWRHVPGGPNPIALTVMAAMSDFTADNGATWVVLDSHGGPPTAQAPDWSEAVQAELRKGDALLFRADLFHAGGANTTTSDVRQIFSMGFQVAWLRQVENGTLSVPPEVAAGLDPELQELLGYSHELVLGLYKGGHPRNAITASARSASA, from the coding sequence GTCATCGAGCAGGCGTACCCGACGGCACAGTGCGACACCTTCCTCACCGAGGTGGAGGACTATCTCGCCTCCCATCCCGATGAGGTGGCGTACGCGGCGAACTCGGTGCTCGGGGGGTTTCAGGGCGACACCACCGCCACCCTGCACGGACTGGTCGGCAGGATTCCGTGCGCGGCAGGCATGGTGTTGCAGCGGGACCTCGTGGACTGCGCGCGGCGGGTACTCGCACCGCTGTCGGACACGATCCTTCTGACCATCGCCGAATACATGGCGCGTACACCGGGCGCGGCGCGGCAGGAACTGCACTGCGACACGTTCTCGTGGCGGCACGTCCCCGGTGGGCCGAACCCGATCGCGCTCACCGTGATGGCCGCGATGAGCGACTTCACGGCGGACAACGGCGCGACCTGGGTGGTGCTCGACAGCCACGGCGGGCCGCCGACCGCCCAGGCCCCCGACTGGAGCGAGGCGGTGCAGGCGGAGCTGCGCAAGGGCGACGCGCTGCTGTTCCGCGCCGACCTGTTTCACGCCGGAGGCGCGAACACCACCACCTCCGACGTCCGGCAGATCTTCTCGATGGGCTTCCAGGTGGCGTGGCTGCGCCAGGTGGAGAACGGCACGCTCAGCGTGCCACCCGAGGTCGCGGCCGGGCTCGACCCGGAACTACAGGAGTTGCTCGGCTACTCGCACGAACTCGTCCTCGGCCTCTACAAGGGAGGCCATCCCCGCAATGCGATAACGGCGTCCGCCCGATCCGCGTCCGCCTGA
- a CDS encoding FAD-dependent monooxygenase, with the protein MKRSAHVIGGGIAGLATAVALSRSGWTVRVFERATTLRATGGGIGITPNGMRALDALGLGDDVRARAVVQGEGGVRVPSGRWLARSELGFVERRYGDAIRALHRFDLLSAIAGALPPGALRFGTSAEVVSFGTATAPAVIRAGDSELEADVVVAADGIHSATRHRMHPRHPGLRSTGAVSWRCVVPSDGLSPVAAETWGRGLRLSILPLPRRRVHFSALARLTARGRAGHSGGPAPLFGHWHDPIPALLDRAREHELFFDRIEELVRPLGTFVAGRVALVGDAAHAMTPNVGSANLALEDAVELGSALSGARTTPDAALAAYDIARRPRTARLATMSRWMGRVAELSPLPAVAARNAGVWLGGFLPESVSRGSMDAMVSWTPPH; encoded by the coding sequence ATGAAACGTTCGGCGCATGTCATCGGCGGCGGCATCGCAGGACTGGCCACGGCGGTGGCCCTGAGCCGAAGCGGATGGACGGTGCGGGTCTTCGAGCGCGCCACCACCCTGCGCGCGACAGGAGGAGGAATCGGCATCACCCCCAACGGGATGCGGGCACTCGACGCGCTCGGCCTCGGCGACGACGTCAGGGCGCGGGCGGTCGTGCAGGGCGAGGGCGGCGTGCGTGTCCCCAGTGGACGGTGGCTGGCCCGCAGCGAACTGGGGTTCGTCGAGCGCCGCTACGGCGACGCCATCCGCGCTCTGCACCGCTTCGACCTGCTCTCCGCCATCGCTGGGGCGCTGCCACCTGGCGCACTGCGCTTCGGCACAAGCGCCGAGGTCGTGTCCTTCGGCACCGCCACCGCACCGGCCGTGATCCGGGCGGGGGACAGCGAACTGGAGGCCGACGTGGTGGTGGCGGCCGACGGAATCCACTCGGCGACACGGCACCGGATGCACCCCCGCCATCCCGGCCTTCGCTCCACCGGTGCGGTGAGCTGGAGGTGCGTCGTGCCCTCGGACGGGTTGTCGCCGGTGGCCGCCGAGACGTGGGGTCGGGGCCTGCGTCTGTCGATCCTTCCCCTGCCGAGACGGCGGGTGCACTTCTCGGCGCTCGCCAGGCTCACCGCGCGCGGGCGGGCCGGCCACTCCGGGGGTCCCGCTCCGCTGTTCGGGCACTGGCACGACCCCATCCCCGCACTGCTCGACCGGGCGCGGGAGCACGAACTGTTCTTCGACCGGATCGAGGAGCTGGTGCGCCCACTCGGCACCTTCGTCGCAGGACGCGTCGCGCTGGTCGGCGACGCCGCGCACGCGATGACCCCCAATGTCGGATCAGCCAACCTGGCGCTGGAGGACGCCGTCGAGCTGGGGTCGGCCCTCTCCGGCGCGCGGACCACCCCGGATGCCGCGCTCGCCGCCTACGACATCGCGCGACGGCCGCGAACCGCCCGCCTCGCGACGATGTCGAGGTGGATGGGCAGGGTCGCGGAGCTGTCGCCCCTGCCCGCCGTGGCCGCCCGCAACGCGGGAGTGTGGCTCGGCGGGTTCCTGCCCGAGTCGGTGTCGCGGGGATCGATGGACGCGATGGTGTCCTGGACCCCGCCCCACTGA